The Dromaius novaehollandiae isolate bDroNov1 chromosome 9, bDroNov1.hap1, whole genome shotgun sequence nucleotide sequence GGGTCCCGCGCCGTGGGGTGGGTCGGGGCCCACGGGGAGGAGGGCGGGGAGGCAGAGCCACATGCGCTGCTCTGGGCACCGCGTGAAGtcggcggggcgcccggggcaggGCGCGGGCAGATCGCcccgtgggcagccccgcctcgCCCCTGCGCctgccccggggcgccgcgcggctccgcgggcgcggtGGTGCGCGCTGCCCTCGGCGGGGCGGCAGAGGGAgcgagcggcgccgccgcgccccgcacACCAGCGCTcgccccgccgcctcctgctGCCGCCCCTacgggcgcgggggcagcgccgcgtcccgccgccctCAGCGCGGGGCCctcgggggcagcgcggcgggacgCCTCCCCCCCGCGGcgctcgggccgggccgggccgggccggggcggtgccgcgcggcgcgggcgcgTGTGCGcaggctgcgcggcgcggcgtggCCGCGGGCTCGGCGGCCGTGCCCCGGCTCGGCGGCGATAGGGGAGCGGGCTCCTGACGAAAGCGGAACTCGGCCGGGCCCATACAAATCAGAAaagcgcccggccgccgccgcagaGCGCAGCGGAGCCCGCGGGCAGcgacgcgccgccgccgcgctgcagcACCGGCGGCGCCGCCAGAGGCGCCTCccctccgcggccccggcccggcccggcccggccccggccccggccccggccccggccccggcgcggcgagcgcggccggcagcgccgcggggcacCATGATGAGCGGCTACGCGGACGCCGAGGAGGAcgcggcggcgctgctggcgcACGACGGCGGCGGCAAGGAGCCGGAGCGCGGCAAGGAGGAGCCGGGCGCCGACAAGGGCGCCGAGAAGCCGGACCCCTCGCAGAAGCCGCCCTACTCGTACGTGGCCCTCATCGCCATGGCCATCCGCGAGAGCGCCGAGAAGAGGCTCACGCTGTCCGGGATCTACCAGTACATCATCAGCAAGTTCCCCTTCTACGAGAAGAACAAGAAGGGCTGGCAGAACAGCATCCGCCACAACCTCAGCCTCAACGAGTGCTTCATCAAGGTGCCCCGCGAGGGCGGCGGCGAGCGCAAGGGCAACTACTGGACGCTGGACCCCGCCTGCGAGGACATGTTCGAGAAGGGCAActaccggcggcggcggcgcatgAAGCGGCCCTTCCGGCCGCCCCCGAGCCACTTCCAGCCCGGCAAGACCCTCTTCGGCCCCGACGGCTACGGCTACCTCTCCCCGCCCAAGTACCTGCAGTCCAGCTTCATGAACAACTCGTGGCCGCtggcgcagccccccgcgcccatGCCCTACGCCTCCTGCCAGATGTCCGGCGGCAACGTGAGCCCCGTCAACGTGAAAGGACTCTCGGGCCCGGCCTCCTACGGCCCCTACTCGCGGGTGCAGAGCATGGCGCTGCCCGGCATGGTGAACTCCTACAACGGCATGGGCCACCCGCACCACCCGCACGCCCACCACCCGCAGCAGctgagcccggccggcgccgcgccgcccgccgcccccgccgcgaaCGGAGCCGGCCTCCAGTTCGCCTGCGCCCGGCAGCCCGCCGAGCTCTCCATGATGCACTGTTCCTACTGGGAGCACGACGGCAAGCACGGCGCCCTGCACTCCCGCATAGACATCtagccgcgccgcccggccccggccccggccccggccccggccccggccccggcccggccggcctccccctcctcctcctcctcctcctcctcctcctcctcctgcgcctCGCtccggcggcgggcgcggggcggcgggggctgcgcggcgcggggcggcgggacggggcggctctgcccccagcgcgctgctccgcgctgctccgcgctcCGGCCTGCAGCcgccgggctgcgccgggggcaGCGAGCGCGGCTCgtacgcggcggcggcggctcctctcctcctcctgctcctgctgctgctgctgctgctgctccgcgtTCTCCTTCCTGCCCCGGCCCGCACAGCACTGCACTGGGGCACCGCTGCGCTCTCCTCGGAACAGCAGCGAggcgcgggcgggcggagggCGCTGCCGCGGTCCGTGCGGACCGACCGACAccacccgccggccccgctcgtgGGGCCTTTCGGCAGcggagatttattttttaaagcaaacagtgTCCTCTGAGGTCTTGAAAGTAATTTtatacaagttaaaaaaaatattttgatgttatAAAAAAAAGGCGGTTTCCTATGAAATTGGAATATTTTTCCGTGCGCATATTAATAATGAAACTTTAAACTATCTTCGTATTTTCGACCCCAAGCCGGGCCCAAAATGGATTGTCTGGTAGATTCTGCTTTTGAATGCTTGCCCTTTTTCTTAAAACGTTTTGATCCTCCAATTTTAAATagataaatgtgaaaaaaatagcGTTTATAATACAGGGGCCAGTTCCTAGCGATTTTATAACTGTTTGTGTAAGCTGATAGATGCTGTGGCATAGTACCGTTTTGGGACCAACTTCCCTAGAGTGACCTAGCACTTTCCTGTACTCCCTAGCGTTGTAACGGCTCCAATAAAGTGCCTCTCTTtcgctctttctttcttttcgtATCGTTTCGTGTCGCCTGGCTGCCGCGCTCGGGCCCGCTGgctgcaccgcgccgcgccggggctccgcggcggccgcgctcggcgGCTCCGGGCAGCtcggcggccccgcagccccgccgggaggccgccgcctccccgccgcctccccgccgccggggctgcgccgaCCCGGGCCCGGTGCGGCCGCCCTGGCGGGTTCCcgagcgggccgcgccgccggg carries:
- the FOXL2 gene encoding forkhead box protein L2 is translated as MMSGYADAEEDAAALLAHDGGGKEPERGKEEPGADKGAEKPDPSQKPPYSYVALIAMAIRESAEKRLTLSGIYQYIISKFPFYEKNKKGWQNSIRHNLSLNECFIKVPREGGGERKGNYWTLDPACEDMFEKGNYRRRRRMKRPFRPPPSHFQPGKTLFGPDGYGYLSPPKYLQSSFMNNSWPLAQPPAPMPYASCQMSGGNVSPVNVKGLSGPASYGPYSRVQSMALPGMVNSYNGMGHPHHPHAHHPQQLSPAGAAPPAAPAANGAGLQFACARQPAELSMMHCSYWEHDGKHGALHSRIDI